The genomic interval CCCTGCTTGTTTGTAGTCTTCTTTGTATGCTACCATCACGCTCCATACATGGACTGGGACCCAGACGAAAACTAGAATTGATATTAATAGTATTTTTAGGTTTAGTTCGGCTAGTGCGACCCAGGCGAATAGTAGTGGTGCTACGCTTGAATATCCCCCTAGTATGTGGGAAATCGATTTTTTCCTTAGCACGATTGATGTTAGGACTCCGGTTGCTCCAAAGAAGAATGCAAGGGGATGTAGGTAGATGCCTATTATCAAACTGAATATAACTAATGCTGTAGAGAAGTATAGGGCGTTTTTTGGTGCAACCCTCTGGGAGGGTATAGGCCTATCCTGTGTTCTACGCATCTGCCTATCGATGTCTCGATCCAAATAATTTGTTAGGGTTATAGTTCCAGAGACACCAGCAGTAACAGCCACCGCAACCAATAGATATGTATCAAGTGGAGGGATTCCTTGTGCCGCAATTATACCAGTAGCCAGTGCTGCAAAAATTAACAAAAACGTCTCCCTAGGCTTAACAAGCTCAACATACCGCCATGCCATACAAATCCATCGATTAAAGTCCGTTGTACGCTCAACATTCGACATAAAAACAACCATCAACCCAACCTAAATTTCAAACTAAAACCCAAACCAACCATAAAACACTTTTAGTTTATCGGTTTTTGTCGGTTGGATTCCATCAACCTTTACTATTTTTTAGGTTTTGTTTTTGTTTTGTGTTTTGCCCGTGTTGGGTTTGTTGGGCTTACCCAAATAGATGGGTTTGAGACACTTAAAACATATCTATCTATACCCGTTTTTTTGGGTTTTGGTTCGTAAGGTTTATAAGGTAGGATGACCTCTATATAACACTCACAGAGTAATAGATTTAGAGTAATAGATTTGGTGAAATATAGAATGGTAAACACAACCTTTTCAGGTATGAAGGTTGAGGGAGAGTGGAGTGAAGTCGTTGAAACGAGTAGGGAAGTCTCTAAGGTTCTTGAGGAGAATGGGTTTGAAGATGAGATTGATGACTGGAATTATTGGCGGCCTCGTGAGAACGAGGATTACAAACGGGATATGATCGATAAAACCGCTGAAGTTTCATGTACCTCTAAAAACCGTTTGGAAGAAATGGATAAAAAACCCAGTAAGGAAGTTAAAAATGGTTTTAAGAAGGTTAAGAAAGCGGTTGAAGAGGAAAGTGACCCGAAGGAACGTAGTGAAGAACTGAAAAAAGGAGTAAAGAAGTTCTATCTATCAGCGGACACCGTTGCCAGAAAAATGGTCCGCAACTTCGAGAAATTTGTTTTCAAAAACGTCATCAGCAAAACAAACCCACAATACTTCGACAGCAAAGTAATATCCGCACACCTAAACAAAAAAAACGCATTAAAAAACAAAATAAAAGGCAAAAAAAACAACAAATACGTTATGGAAATAAACATAAACGACACAGAAATACAAGAAAAAATAATGGAAAAAATAGACAGATGTCAAAACGCAGCCGGATAAAAACCACACTAAAACACGAGTAGACCGAAAAACACCATAATCTAACCATAAAGAAAGCGATGGATTGATAGATGCAGGAAATCCTACTGTTAATAGCGTTGTTCCTAAGCGGTTTGTTCACCGCTTGGATAATAGGTGCTAACAGTGCATCACCTAGTTTTGGACCAATAACATCAGCTGGAGTCATAGGCATATTCAAAAGCAGTTTAATAGTCGGGTTAGCCGCCTTCACAGGCGCAACACTCCAAGGAGGAGCAGTCGCTGAAACCATGGGAAACCAACTAGTAACAGGAGTCCAATTCACAACACCCCTAGCAACAATAATCCTAGCAACAGCAAGCATCCTAATACTCGGAGGAATCATATTCAAATACCCAATGCCCACCGCCTTCACACTATTCGGAAGCACAATCGGAGTCGGCCTAGCAGCAGGCGGTACACTACAAACAACCCAAGCACTCTACATACTAACATTCTGGCTAATAATACCCTTCATAGCAATCGCAATCAGCTACCCAGTAGCCTGGTACATGAACAACAACAAAATGAAAGACAAAAAACAACTAATAAACAACCTACTCCTATTCCTCGCAACATACACAGCATTCACAGCAGGAGCCAACCAATCCGGCCTAGTAGTCGGACCAATGCTAAACGCAATAGAAATAAACACAACAATACTCCTCATGTTCAGCGGAATCGGAATGATGATAGGCGCATGGACCGGCTCCCCAAGAATCATACAAGCAGTATCAAGAGAATACAGCCTCCTAACCTACAAAAACGCAACAGCCGCACTACTATCCGCAAGCCTAATAGCACACACAGGAACATTCCTAGGAATACCAGTCTCATTCAACGAAATAATCATATTCTCAATAATAGGATCAGGCCTAATAGGCGGAGCAGAAAAAATAAGCAAACAAAAAATCACCAAAACAATAATAATATGGATACTCGCAATAATCACATCAACAATAATAACATACCTAATCACAACAACACTAACCTAAAAAAACAAAAACAGCCAAAAACAAAACAAAAAAATTTAGACCATAAAAATACATAAATAATTATTAAAATATCCAAAATAAACAATATATAAAATAAGTGTGTTTGGTTTGACCATCCCCCACTCCAGAGCTAAAAACCCTTATACTATAGAGTTAGGGATTTATGTTGCCAAACCTTTCTGTAAACCACCTCGGGGTAAAGCCTCAAGGCACTCTCACTTCAAACCAAAAGATATTTTTTTGTTGTTATTTTTG from Methanonatronarchaeum thermophilum carries:
- a CDS encoding inorganic phosphate transporter, translated to MQEILLLIALFLSGLFTAWIIGANSASPSFGPITSAGVIGIFKSSLIVGLAAFTGATLQGGAVAETMGNQLVTGVQFTTPLATIILATASILILGGIIFKYPMPTAFTLFGSTIGVGLAAGGTLQTTQALYILTFWLIIPFIAIAISYPVAWYMNNNKMKDKKQLINNLLLFLATYTAFTAGANQSGLVVGPMLNAIEINTTILLMFSGIGMMIGAWTGSPRIIQAVSREYSLLTYKNATAALLSASLIAHTGTFLGIPVSFNEIIIFSIIGSGLIGGAEKISKQKITKTIIIWILAIITSTIITYLITTTLT
- a CDS encoding DUF5828 family protein, translated to MKYRMVNTTFSGMKVEGEWSEVVETSREVSKVLEENGFEDEIDDWNYWRPRENEDYKRDMIDKTAEVSCTSKNRLEEMDKKPSKEVKNGFKKVKKAVEEESDPKERSEELKKGVKKFYLSADTVARKMVRNFEKFVFKNVISKTNPQYFDSKVISAHLNKKNALKNKIKGKKNNKYVMEININDTEIQEKIMEKIDRCQNAAG
- a CDS encoding protoheme IX farnesyltransferase produces the protein MSNVERTTDFNRWICMAWRYVELVKPRETFLLIFAALATGIIAAQGIPPLDTYLLVAVAVTAGVSGTITLTNYLDRDIDRQMRRTQDRPIPSQRVAPKNALYFSTALVIFSLIIGIYLHPLAFFFGATGVLTSIVLRKKSISHILGGYSSVAPLLFAWVALAELNLKILLISILVFVWVPVHVWSVMVAYKEDYKQAGVTMFPVNQQGDLPFKLFIIFSILIFITSILLYIQSTFTYLYLTTATILGISMIIGSIHLYYNRQEKNAWLLYKISSFPYLGIIFLIMTLEYFI